Proteins from a genomic interval of Pelagicoccus enzymogenes:
- a CDS encoding phospholipase D family protein, which yields MPQTRFIADQDTHKEVIVEAIAACSEFLWIATADIKDMHIARGRRSIPFLQRLSELVDEGVSIRLIHAKEPGPAFRTDYDRFPNLINGMEMILCPRAHFKSVIVDGKVAYTGSANLTGAGLGAKSKDRRNFEGGILTDDPNLIRPIMQQFDRLWIGDHCPGCQRKSHCVTYHELIQS from the coding sequence ATGCCGCAAACTCGCTTCATCGCTGACCAAGATACTCACAAAGAGGTCATCGTCGAAGCGATCGCCGCCTGCAGTGAATTTCTCTGGATCGCTACCGCGGACATAAAGGACATGCACATCGCTCGCGGGCGGCGCTCCATCCCCTTCTTGCAACGACTGTCGGAACTCGTGGACGAGGGCGTATCAATCCGTTTGATACACGCAAAGGAACCAGGGCCCGCATTTCGAACGGACTACGACCGCTTTCCAAACCTGATTAATGGAATGGAGATGATCCTCTGCCCCAGAGCGCACTTCAAGTCGGTCATCGTGGACGGCAAGGTAGCATACACCGGCAGCGCCAACCTCACGGGGGCTGGCCTAGGAGCGAAGAGCAAAGACCGCCGCAATTTCGAGGGAGGCATCCTTACTGACGACCCCAATCTGATCCGCCCCATCATGCAGCAATTCGACCGGCTCTGGATCGGCGACCACTGCCCTGGCTGCCAGCGCAAGTCACACTGCGTAACCTATCACGAACTGATACAATCCTAG
- a CDS encoding AEC family transporter, translated as MVVLESIVPVLLLILFGGALSRMRFFQESFFKDLNRLTYYWGLPSLLLYKVAEIDLQSEAGLGLLYTMLIVISASIALAYALVFLLKVPRESIGAFVQGSYRGNLAFVGFPVVYFALGQEGLDLGMFTSGICILTYNTTSVTLLILHSKDKSGSPWQAIWKHGLRNPLILACCLGFALNLASLEIPVMARRSLVAVGQLALPLALIGLGAGLKLEELRGKLSLSVIASLINVAFSPLLGYFVGRSLGLDDTSLKVAVIFLSCPTAVFSYVLAEMLGNDGIMARNIVILSTLLSIVSLVIAIAAI; from the coding sequence ATGGTCGTCCTGGAAAGCATCGTCCCCGTTCTCCTCCTTATTTTGTTCGGAGGAGCGCTGTCCCGCATGCGCTTCTTCCAGGAGAGTTTCTTCAAAGACTTAAATCGACTGACTTACTACTGGGGCTTGCCCTCCCTGCTCCTGTACAAAGTCGCAGAAATCGACCTGCAAAGCGAGGCAGGCTTAGGATTGCTCTACACCATGCTGATCGTGATCAGCGCATCCATCGCCCTCGCTTACGCCCTAGTTTTCCTGCTGAAAGTTCCTCGCGAATCGATCGGAGCCTTCGTGCAGGGCAGCTATCGCGGCAACCTGGCCTTCGTGGGCTTCCCCGTGGTCTACTTCGCCCTTGGGCAGGAAGGCCTTGACCTTGGAATGTTCACAAGCGGGATCTGTATCCTAACTTACAATACAACAAGCGTAACCTTGCTCATCCTTCATTCGAAGGACAAGAGCGGCAGTCCGTGGCAAGCCATTTGGAAACATGGCCTCCGCAACCCGCTCATCCTCGCCTGTTGTCTGGGATTCGCCCTCAACCTCGCCAGCCTGGAGATTCCCGTCATGGCCCGTCGATCGCTGGTGGCGGTAGGACAGCTCGCCCTTCCCCTCGCCCTGATAGGCTTGGGCGCAGGGCTCAAGCTCGAGGAGCTGAGAGGAAAGCTCAGCCTGTCGGTCATCGCGTCCCTCATCAATGTCGCCTTCAGTCCGCTTCTCGGCTACTTCGTTGGTCGCAGTCTCGGCCTCGATGACACCAGCCTTAAAGTCGCGGTCATCTTCCTGTCCTGCCCCACCGCCGTCTTTTCCTACGTCCTGGCCGAGATGCTCGGCAACGACGGCATAATGGCCCGCAATATCGTGATCCTCAGCACCCTCCTCTCCATCGTCTCTCTTGTCATCGCGATCGCAGCGATCTAG
- a CDS encoding vanadium-dependent haloperoxidase, giving the protein MLSKKLGTLVALLALATHSLSANSDSLSVESWNNRALDAIRSSRTPPPMAAYALALFHLSLYDTVNGFHGDYQHYLVEPEAPEGASIEAAYHTAAYETLADLFNQSVNPAVFRKAYQQEISSLPRDASFEKGVAWGKQVAAAYKQVCEESRKYDAVEWKTKADAGIWRETPPFFRPALLPHWPNVKPLAIESPDAFRCPPPPPIDSEKYAQEWAEVKALGGRDKHDRSGYDTLSSVFWSDDLGSSTPPGTWNLIAQEVCKSQSYEFYKQVHLFALLNLTMADAGIACWDAKYYYNYWRPETAIRQADIDNNPATEADESWIPLMGSPPFPEYPSGHSSFSRSAAQLLTLYCGRDDIPFSTTSDQVPGAIRSYPGFDACATEVGMSRLHGGIHFMSANLVGQELGAQIAQFVHQNYLQRK; this is encoded by the coding sequence ATGCTCTCGAAAAAACTTGGTACCCTAGTGGCCTTGCTTGCCCTCGCCACCCATTCGCTCTCAGCCAACAGCGACTCGCTTTCCGTCGAAAGCTGGAACAATCGCGCCCTCGACGCTATCCGCTCATCGCGCACCCCGCCGCCCATGGCTGCCTACGCGTTGGCGCTCTTCCACCTCTCGCTCTACGATACCGTCAATGGCTTCCACGGCGACTACCAGCACTACCTGGTAGAGCCCGAGGCGCCGGAGGGAGCATCCATAGAGGCGGCATACCATACCGCCGCATACGAAACACTAGCCGACCTCTTCAACCAGTCCGTCAACCCCGCCGTATTCCGCAAGGCCTACCAGCAGGAAATCTCGTCCCTCCCCAGAGACGCGTCCTTCGAAAAAGGCGTCGCCTGGGGGAAGCAAGTCGCCGCTGCCTACAAGCAAGTATGCGAAGAAAGCCGCAAGTACGACGCGGTGGAGTGGAAAACCAAGGCGGACGCCGGCATCTGGCGCGAGACGCCGCCATTTTTCCGCCCTGCCTTGTTGCCGCATTGGCCCAACGTCAAGCCGCTCGCCATCGAGTCGCCCGACGCTTTCCGTTGCCCACCTCCCCCTCCGATCGACAGCGAAAAGTACGCCCAGGAATGGGCCGAGGTCAAAGCCCTCGGCGGACGGGACAAGCACGATCGCTCTGGATACGACACCTTAAGCTCCGTCTTCTGGTCAGACGATCTAGGGAGCTCCACCCCTCCCGGCACCTGGAACCTGATCGCCCAGGAAGTCTGCAAGTCGCAAAGCTACGAGTTCTACAAGCAGGTCCACCTCTTCGCCTTGCTCAATCTCACCATGGCCGACGCCGGAATCGCCTGCTGGGACGCAAAGTACTACTACAACTACTGGCGCCCGGAGACAGCTATCCGCCAAGCAGATATCGACAACAACCCTGCCACCGAGGCTGACGAGAGCTGGATACCCCTCATGGGCAGCCCACCGTTTCCAGAATATCCCTCCGGGCATAGCTCCTTCAGCCGCTCAGCCGCCCAGCTCCTAACGCTGTACTGCGGCCGCGACGACATCCCCTTCTCCACCACTTCCGACCAGGTTCCCGGCGCCATCCGCTCCTATCCCGGGTTCGACGCCTGCGCCACCGAAGTCGGCATGAGCCGCCTACACGGCGGTATCCATTTCATGTCCGCGAACCTAGTCGGACAGGAACTCGGCGCCCAAATAGCCCAGTTCGTGCATCAGAACTATCTTCAGCGAAAGTGA